The following coding sequences lie in one Actinomyces capricornis genomic window:
- a CDS encoding regulatory protein RecX, with translation MPWLVPDAHARAVEEAREIVLRRLDRSAAPRAALAQLLERKEVDPAIAAEVLDRLEAAGLIDDAAYAARLARTRFAEKGAARRAIAEELRRKGLGEGAIASALGQIGTQDESAAALALARKRLASMGGLPLQVRRRRLLAMLGRKGYGQEASVCAVEQALAGQD, from the coding sequence ATGCCCTGGCTCGTCCCTGACGCCCATGCCCGGGCGGTCGAGGAGGCGCGGGAGATCGTCCTGCGCCGCCTCGACCGCTCCGCGGCCCCCCGAGCCGCCCTGGCCCAGCTCCTGGAGCGCAAGGAGGTGGACCCCGCCATCGCCGCGGAGGTCCTCGACCGCCTGGAGGCCGCCGGCCTCATCGACGACGCCGCCTACGCCGCCCGGCTGGCCCGCACCCGCTTCGCCGAGAAGGGCGCCGCGCGGCGCGCCATCGCCGAGGAGCTGCGCCGCAAGGGCCTGGGGGAGGGGGCCATCGCCTCGGCTCTGGGGCAGATCGGGACCCAGGATGAGTCTGCAGCCGCCCTGGCCCTGGCCCGCAAGAGGCTCGCCTCCATGGGCGGCCTGCCTCTTCAGGTCCGGCGTCGGCGCCTCCTGGCCATGCTGGGCCGCAAGGGCTACGGGCAGGAGGCCTCCGTGTGCGCCGTCGAGCAGGCCCTGGCCGGGCAGGACTGA